A region of the Bos mutus isolate GX-2022 chromosome 18, NWIPB_WYAK_1.1, whole genome shotgun sequence genome:
AAAGAACAGGTCATTCTGCATCTCTTTCTGGGGCACCTGGTTGGAGGAGATGGCATTTGTGGGAGGAAGGGACAGTCTAACAAGTGGCCAAGACTCCCAAGGGAAGAGTGGACTGTGGTGAATGCAGAGGCCCAGGAATAATTGGGGCAAAGGGACCCTGAGACTGGAGCTGCTCTTGTTCAGCATTTTCTTGACTCACAAGAACTTTGTGGTGATCTTTCATGGAGCCTGATGTATTTCACTCACACTGCTAGATGAGTTTAGAGGTGAATGGGAACATTTGTGTCCATGTAATGAGAAGAATTACATTCCCTGAAGTTTTTAAGTTGAAGTGTtaacccccaggacctcagaatgggaCTGTATCTGGAGGTGGgatttttaaagaggtaattaagttaaagtgAGGTTATTAGCACGAACTACTAGTGTCTTTGTAGTAAGAGGAAGTTAGGACTCGGGTATGGGAAGACTGTGGGAACTCACATGGAAAGTACCAGTGAATTTTTAATCCTTAATAAGCCAAAGATTGAGACTGCAAATGTTTCAATAATGGTAGTAGGAAAGAGAAGGGCTGTGATAGTAGGGTacatcagtgcatgcatgctcggttgtgtctgactcattgcaaccccatccACTGTAGACCACAAGGTTCCTttatccttgggatttcccaggcagtatTTACAgttggtagtcattcccttctccaggggatcttacaagaccagggatcaaacccatgtctcctgcattggcgggcaggttctttaccattgagccaccaggaaaccccaaaGGGGAAAGTGCAAACAAATTGGGAAGAGGGCTATGGTATATTTTAAGATCCATGCATGGTTCTGGGTGCCTGAGACTGAAGCACAGATCAGAGGCAGACAAGGCGGGGGGCCTGGATTTTAGGCTGCCTCAGatggttggacttccctggctcagacggtaaaagcatctgcctacaatgagggagacctgggttcgatccctgagttggggagatcccctggagaaggaaatggcaacccactccagtattcttgtctggaaaatcccatggacagagaagcctggtaggctacagtctgtggggtcacaaagagtcagacacgactgagtgacttcactttcaggtgGTTGGGTCTTGCACAGGGCTGTAGCAGTAGGGGGTTCTCTTTATCGAGGCCTCTTAAGCTGTGTGATGAGTCAGAGAGACAGTTGGGACAGCTGTGCCTGCAGATGAGAGATGTGCACGTGGAGAGGTAGTGGGAGCTGATGATTCCACATTCTCAGCATTGGACTGACAAGTGCAGGTTGAGCCCATGTGATTGTACCTGGGAGGTGCCCTCTGGGTTCCCCAAGGATGGGGCCTGGCTGGCAGGGGTTAGACACCCCCAGCGAGGCCTTGCACTTGGATGGTAGCTATTGGCCCACCTGCCTTTTACAGCTGAGGACTGGATACAGTGATTCATGGGACCTGAAGAGAGAGTGCTATTAGTGGCACCAGGTCCTGGGCAAACGTGGTCATTTGTAAGAGTCACAAGGCCTGGGGTGGTCCACTACATGGGGCTGAGCTTTGAATGTGGCTTGGGTGAACAGAAGAAAGTTGTGATGGCTGAGAGTGCAGCCCAGAAGTGGAGAGGGCCACGTGTGTCTGAGAGCAGACATGTTCTGAATGCAGAGTCTGAGGCAAGGACCTGCCCCTAAGTAATGAGGTCTCCAGAGAAAGATCTGGGGCTGCTGCAGCTCAGGAAGTCATGAGAAGTCCCTGGGAGTATTTGAATCCTGTTTGAATTGTCAAAGTATACTCTGGATGTTTTTTGCCAGGTTGTGGTGTAAGCctaaaattaaagattaaagCCAGTGTTATTTAAGTGCTGTGTTGTGAAACCATGAGGACTTCAAATGGCCTGAGTGCTGGTTCTTCTCACTCTGCTCCTACACATAAGGTCTCCTAACCCAACAGTCTTCTTTCTCACAGGGATTAAATGGACTTTCTGCTCATCCCTTCTCAGGTGGTTTCAGTTCCCTGCCTGCCCCTGGAGGATCAttgttcactctttccattcaTGTAGCTCCACTCTGGCTCTGTGAGTGTGTGGTCTCCTCATCTCCCAGACTGAGTAGATGATTAATACGTTGCTGTTGATCTCATCTGACCAACATTAGGTCTCCTGTGTTTGGTCATCTCTATAACCATAGGACATGATCCCATCCTCCCCCCTGGGGTAAAGTAGGAGATGATTGAACTACCATAATTTATAGGGACACCAAAGAGGCACTTAAGCTGTGGGGTGGTCAGATGGTGGCCTGGGACATGTGGCTGTGGTGTCTAGAGATGTGAGGGATGTACCATATTAAGGATGTGCATTTGCAGAAGGAGTAAGTCTCAGGGCCCCAGTGTGAGACGTACCTGGTTTGCCCACAAGTTAGGGACATTGCCTGGCAGTGGGGCCATTTGCAGACAGTGGGTCTGGTTTCATCTCCCGAGTTGGAGAGAGGGTGGGCATAGGTCGATGTGTCAGTGATGGGTTGTGGTCTTTGGGAGAGTTTGTGATTTCATCTTTCCCCCATCATGGCAGGGCAGTGTGACCTTTGAAGATGTGGTTGTGTACTTCTCCTGGGAGGAGTGGGGTCTCCTGGATGAGAATCAGAGATGCCTGTACCAcgatgtgatgctggagaacttTGCGCTTGTGACCTCACTGGGTAAGGCCCTCACACCTACCCCAGTACCTTGTACTCAACTCTGCTCACTTCAGACACAGGTGCTGCCTCCTTTCCCCAGTTGCCTGGCTGGTAGGCACTAGGGTCAACAGGGCTGGGCTAAGCTACCTCTTCATGAGCCTGCCACCTCTAATTGTGCTGCCAAAAAATCCAACCAGTGTCCCAGGCTGCTGTTCATGAAACTCTCACATAGCGCTGAAATGTCACTCAGCCAAGGCTCTCATGAAGGGTGTTGGCAGAGAACTTGAACtggatgtttctttcttttctgcacCTCTCCCCTTTACATTCTTTATCTTATGAGGCCTTCCTAATTCTTAAGACTTTCAGAGCCTCAATACTGCACATCAACCTCATATTGAGAACAATCTAatgggctgtgctgagtctcaCACAGAATTGTGTAGAGGCTGCCCCCTCCACCACAGACGACAGGCATCTCACCCGCACGTCTGTGCTTTCAGGTTGTTGGTATGGAATGGAGGAGGCAGTGGCATTTTCTGTGGAGAGTGTTCCTGTAGAACAAACATCACGGGGCAAGACTGTAGTTCCATACCCATCCATTGAGAAGACTCAGCCCTGTGAGGGGTGTGTCAGGGCCAGGAGAGACGATCTACAGCTGCCTGAGCACCAAGGCCTGCATCCTGAGCAAAACTCACAGCCCGGTGAGGAGTGTGAGAAGCAACCAAGGTTCAGCCCTGGCCTCCACCCAGAGCCCAGCAATGAGAAGCCATCCAGAAGGGACACAGACAAGGCATGTGTGAGAAGTTACAGATTTCACATATCAGCAAAGCCCTTCACTTGTGAGGAAGTGGGCAAGGATTTCCTGGCTATGCTGAACCTCCTCCAGCATCAGGCCACACTCAAAGGGACAAAGCCACAGAGCAGCTTTCAGTGTGCAGAGCCCTTTCTTGGTGGAAAAAGTCAGTACAAGTGCAGTGAGTATGAGAAACTGTTTAGCTGTGAATACACACTTTTTCAGAATCAGCAGATTCTCACTAGAAAAAACTATCAGGACTGTGATGACTGTGAGAAACCTTTTAACCAAAGTTCCCTCCTTATCAATTGCCAGAGACCTGATAACACAGGAGCAAGGCCTTATGAGTGCAGCGAATGTGGGAAGTCCTTTAGCCAAAGCTACAGACTCATTCAACACCACAGAAGTCACACTGCAGCACGGCCTTATAAGTGcaatgaatgtgggaaagcctttagcTACAAACTAAGACTTGTGCAGCACCTACAGATTCACAGTAAAGTGAGGCCTTATGAGTGTGGTGAGTGTGGGAAATCCTTCAGCTATAGCTCTACTCTCATTAAACACCAGAGAGTTCACACTGGAGCCAGGCCTTATAAGTGTGGTGAGTGCGGGAATTCCTTTAGCCAAAGCTCCAATCTCATTCAACACCAGAAGATCCACAGTGGGGCAAGGCCTTATAAATGCACTGAATGTGGAAAATCTTTCAGTTACAAATGCAAACTTGTGCAGCACCTGCGCATTCACACTGGAGAGAGGCCTTATGAGTGTGGGGAATGTGGGAAATCCTTTAGCCACAGTTCCACCCTCAATCAACACcagagaattcacactggagCCAGACCTTACAAGTGTGATGAATGTGAGAAATCCTTCAGCCAAAAGTCCAATCTCATTCAGCACCGGAGAGTTCACACAGGAGAAAAGCCTTACGAATGTGGGGAATGTGGGAAATCCTTTAGTCAAAGCTCCCACATCATTCAACACAGAAAACTGCACACCAGATAACCTCACGAATGCAATGACTGTGAGAACACCAGTCACAGCCAGTGTCTATATTCAACTAGAAAATTATGCAGCACATTTGGGGAAACCATCTTAAAGGTCTAAGCCcaacagggaacatgggtttcTTGGTGAAGGGGCCATCTCCTAGAAGTTGAGCATTATACAGCTGAACATACACAGCAGAAACATTCCCTTTGCGTTTGTAGGTTGGTGGGAAGCTTTTAGGAGCCTTTCTGCATATTTCACTGCTGGCTCTGTTTCCTCAGTTACATCCCTTCTGGTTTCTGTAGCAGAAGCCTCACCCCTACCAGCCAGTAGTTTCCAGGTTCCAACACTTTTTATCAGTCCTGGCAGTTTGATCAGGGGAGGGAGATGTCTCATCTCTGTCCCATTCTCTATAGAACAGTATGAATAATTTTCAGGGGTACTTCATATTCCTTCCCCTCTGACAAATTAGGGCTCAATCCAATTTTAGCGAAGTGTGGGTAACATTGACAGCAATAGGCTTACCATCTTCCCCTAGAGGTCCAGCTTGCATAGCTGCCAAAAGTCTCCTGGGAAAGAGAGAGGGCTTTTAGTAAAGGGCCCTAATTTATGGCTTGGATGCAAGGAATTTGGGGACCCAGAGGTCACCTGTAAGAAGCACCTCTGGTGCTTCTGTGAGAAGTATAGAAATCAGTTCCCTTTTCCCCAGTATTACACACAATGCTGAGCACTGTTGTGGAGAAGCTCCAGGTACTGCAGAAATCATGTGCCTTCAGGTCTCGAGCTGGGTTTTCTGGTGTTACTGAACGATTTCAAGGGTGAAGCCAGAAACTTCACACAGAAATGCTGGATGTGGTTATGTGCactggaggaggctgtggcaaTGAAAGGACGTGCCTGCTGTAAAGGCACCTCCACAAATGTCCCAGTGACTGGTGTGTTAGATGCGTGAGTACACTCCGCTTATGTATTCTTCCTTCAGTTGCGGTCATTGTCAGAGCAAATAAAGCTTTGCTTATTCTCATAACCTCTGGCCTTTTCACCCTAAGCATCATGCTGCACAGACAACGACAGATGGGGATGAAGCTGGAGCCCAGGGATATAGCTTTTGTGACCAGTTTCCTGCTGACTCAAAAACAGTCTTTACcagtatatttttttccttgatggaGGGCCTGCCAGGGAAAGGCAGGTTTCTAAAGCTCTggttatgggaaaaaaaaaaaagactaggaaaatttctatataaaacaaatttctacaaagttttattgaaatataattgattaaaaTTGTACAATATGATACTGTTTACTTGTACACccataaaactattaaaaaacatATCTACAACAAATAGTTTGCTTgttccctttcattttttttttttttagccacactgCATAGCTTCTGGGATATCTCAAGTCAACCAGAGGTTGATCTGGGGCTGTGGCAGTGAAGCCCAGGTTTCTAGCCTCTAGGCTACCAGGAAACTCACTTGTACCCTTTTAAAAACTCTCCCTTCTGTCCTTTATAGTTGCTATTGATTTTACTCTTTCACAGTAAATTagcttgttttataaaattttatatagttggaatcattAAACTGTTTACTTTTTAACTGATATTGTGCTTTCTTCCCTGTGCAGTTCACAGTGTTGCTTATGTAAGTACCTTCATTTCTCAGCAGAGTATTCCTCTATAGAGGTACCCGTTTGTTTACCCACCTAATTGCACATTGGCTTGTTCCCAGTTTTGGCTGTTACAAATAAAGCCTTATGTTATAACCGCTGGAAAGGAATGGGTGACGGGAGCTTCAGCTTTCTGAAGCTTTCACTCGGCCTTCATCTAGCTCACTAGGCCCACTATAATAGTGGATTGTAACACCTAACATCTCAGGACCACTCTAAGATAAAGAATCTTCATTGCTCCAAGTAACTTATACACAAAATACAGTACTGAGGTATCCCAAGCTGCTTGCAAAATACATCTTTAGAAGCTTCTATGTTTCATAAGTTTCATCCATCATTCCAGTAGAATTTACCACATTCTAGATGTGGTTCGTTTGGTCTCTCTGAAGCTGTTTAAACATACTGGCTGCACCCAGGCCCCGTGCTTGTAAGCTGGCTGTTCTGGAAGTTGCTGATGATTTGTCCGTTTTGCGATCCTGCACTCAGCATAGCCTGGAAAACATTCAAGTACTTGTATGTGCCCCAGTGTAAGAAACCCTTCCTTCCAGTCTCCTGCACCCTAATACACTCTTGAGCTCTGTAAACCTACTCAGGACAAGTGAAAACCATGAAACCCTAGAGACCACCACCCTTGGAAACTAATAAAGGCAGAGCTTCAAGTCTGtgttcccttcctttccctcaccACCTCACTGTGGCATGCCCCCAGGACACCCTCcacagtcgctcagtaatgtcttgTTCCTCAAGTTTCGGATCAGATTTTGTTGACGTTCTTCCTACGGTTATAGTAAGAACCACAAGCACTGCGGTGCAGGGGGAATGGCAGTAGGACTCAGTGAAGTTACAAGGTCTTCCAGTGAGTGCCTGGGGCATCCCAGCTGAGAGCATCCATCACTGCTACCAGTGGCTGGGACCTACAGCACATGGTGAGTCGGCCAAAAAGTGCAGTCAGTTTTCTGCATAACATCTTAATAGCAAAACCTAGACAAATTTTTGTGCCAATTCAATATTACTAGCTCTTTAAAGGAGTAGGGAGAGAGAAAACCTGGTATTTTCGTGTGGTATTAAAAAGTACCTACAAGTTACTTCGCTATAAATAATCACTAATTACAATGTGAATTAAGACTTGGATGAT
Encoded here:
- the LOC102265265 gene encoding zinc finger protein 154 encodes the protein MAAATLRDPHQGSVTFEDVVVYFSWEEWGLLDENQRCLYHDVMLENFALVTSLGCWYGMEEAVAFSVESVPVEQTSRGKTVVPYPSIEKTQPCEGCVRARRDDLQLPEHQGLHPEQNSQPGEECEKQPRFSPGLHPEPSNEKPSRRDTDKACVRSYRFHISAKPFTCEEVGKDFLAMLNLLQHQATLKGTKPQSSFQCAEPFLGGKSQYKCSEYEKLFSCEYTLFQNQQILTRKNYQDCDDCEKPFNQSSLLINCQRPDNTGARPYECSECGKSFSQSYRLIQHHRSHTAARPYKCNECGKAFSYKLRLVQHLQIHSKVRPYECGECGKSFSYSSTLIKHQRVHTGARPYKCGECGNSFSQSSNLIQHQKIHSGARPYKCTECGKSFSYKCKLVQHLRIHTGERPYECGECGKSFSHSSTLNQHQRIHTGARPYKCDECEKSFSQKSNLIQHRRVHTGEKPYECGECGKSFSQSSHIIQHRKLHTR